One Deltaproteobacteria bacterium genomic region harbors:
- a CDS encoding glycosyltransferase family 61 protein encodes MRSREDRRTIIVARSHLAESQGHLLWAPWLSDQAMRRNYLLAFDGRRGTGVREHFFHFLWGYLLPAAHDIIELQSDCLSHPLENEFIFVSCGPVMDTKTAEMAGFLGVEYSIVRDEREARKPGTTNLVVRRWDSFICDYAGYSRLRLGAATLRLLRQAVKYRSIPPILWSKPRVVREIQHVRHTILAKVPPRDEATPFGDDPPCYYILKRSEEPAFYAPEGGRAERRTYGTSRRSLLGIEEAAVALSRQSHRVAVFEPGRHTLAEQIRTFRNCKGIIAIRGAELANIVWMNPTSKVIVINAGKFHLSAPPAWGLAKLLGIRYIEIDWGEDPYPRLGNELVQRISNHLAS; translated from the coding sequence ATGCGGTCGCGCGAGGACCGTCGCACGATCATAGTCGCACGATCACACCTTGCCGAAAGCCAAGGCCACCTGCTATGGGCGCCGTGGTTATCTGATCAGGCTATGCGCCGCAACTATCTCCTGGCTTTTGATGGACGCAGGGGCACAGGCGTGCGCGAGCACTTCTTCCATTTCCTGTGGGGATATTTATTACCGGCAGCCCATGACATAATCGAGCTTCAATCCGACTGCCTATCGCATCCCCTCGAGAATGAGTTCATATTCGTCTCGTGTGGACCGGTTATGGACACGAAGACCGCTGAGATGGCCGGCTTCCTGGGTGTTGAATACTCAATCGTTCGGGACGAGCGGGAGGCCAGGAAACCGGGAACGACCAACTTGGTCGTGCGACGCTGGGATTCGTTCATCTGTGATTACGCGGGGTACTCGAGGCTGCGTCTCGGAGCTGCGACGCTAAGGTTGCTGCGGCAAGCGGTCAAATACAGATCCATACCTCCCATCCTTTGGTCCAAACCAAGGGTCGTCCGGGAGATCCAGCATGTGAGGCATACCATCCTGGCAAAGGTCCCTCCTCGAGACGAGGCCACGCCATTCGGCGACGATCCGCCCTGCTACTATATCCTGAAGCGTTCCGAGGAGCCGGCCTTCTACGCGCCGGAAGGCGGGCGCGCGGAACGGCGCACCTACGGAACCAGCAGGCGGTCCCTGCTGGGGATCGAAGAGGCCGCTGTCGCCCTGAGTCGGCAGTCGCACAGAGTAGCCGTCTTTGAGCCGGGGAGACACACGCTGGCAGAGCAAATCCGGACATTTCGAAACTGCAAGGGAATCATCGCCATCAGAGGTGCAGAACTGGCGAATATCGTCTGGATGAACCCCACGAGTAAGGTGATCGTCATCAACGCGGGAAAGTTTCACCTCTCGGCGCCTCCGGCATGGGGGCTCGCAAAGCTGCTGGGGATTAGGTACATCGAGATCGACTGGGGGGAGGATCCATACCCGAGGCTTGGTAACGAGCTGGTCCAGCGCATCAGTAATCACCTTGCAAGCTGA
- a CDS encoding sulfotransferase translates to MRFTHLIRAAWRRTVPIRVRRRLLNLWKSPATEVSGYLRALRWKAMSQQKRVRWSRDYNERTTEFWLFILGLHGSGTTLLKSILEQHPNIRSMPREGQYYTNAIPQVVMYGFVRKFTARLDLFRLTEADSAMAALRAQFDWSFVYPREKGIKLEKSSTNLIRARWLQAHFKPSRFITIFRDPYSVCASTRRRYPKFAIENIAQQWKIAHDLLLEDLQYLGSNLIVYYEDLCSRLEEQLQKLSEFLEFNPRLTRAMLPSRIPTAKNVYYLYLPVQNLNAENRNCLTAEEMHTIKCIAGETISRVGYPPEAADGADPVNRLGACPSNERETP, encoded by the coding sequence ATGCGTTTCACCCATCTTATTCGCGCGGCGTGGCGACGAACCGTTCCGATACGAGTCAGGCGCCGCCTCTTGAACCTGTGGAAATCCCCCGCGACGGAAGTGAGCGGGTATCTACGCGCTCTCAGGTGGAAGGCGATGAGTCAGCAAAAGCGGGTCAGGTGGTCGCGGGACTACAATGAGAGGACGACGGAGTTCTGGCTCTTCATTTTGGGATTGCACGGATCGGGAACGACCTTGTTAAAGAGCATCCTGGAGCAGCACCCGAATATACGATCCATGCCCAGAGAGGGGCAATATTACACAAATGCGATCCCTCAGGTGGTGATGTACGGGTTTGTACGCAAGTTTACGGCGCGTTTGGATCTTTTCCGGTTGACCGAAGCGGATTCGGCGATGGCTGCTCTGCGAGCGCAGTTCGATTGGTCATTCGTCTACCCAAGGGAAAAGGGTATCAAACTCGAGAAGAGCTCCACGAACCTCATTCGTGCGCGCTGGCTGCAGGCCCATTTTAAGCCGTCGCGGTTCATCACGATTTTCCGTGACCCCTATTCCGTTTGCGCGAGTACGAGGCGCCGCTACCCCAAGTTTGCCATTGAGAATATCGCCCAGCAATGGAAAATCGCCCACGACCTGCTGTTGGAGGACCTTCAGTACCTCGGGAGCAATTTGATCGTCTATTATGAGGACCTCTGCAGCCGCCTGGAGGAGCAGCTGCAGAAGCTCTCGGAGTTTTTGGAGTTCAACCCGAGGTTGACCCGGGCGATGCTCCCCTCGCGCATACCGACGGCCAAGAATGTATATTACCTCTACTTACCGGTGCAGAATCTCAACGCAGAGAATAGAAATTGCCTGACGGCCGAGGAAATGCACACCATCAAGTGCATCGCGGGTGAAACGATATCGAGAGTGGGGTATCCGCCTGAAGCCGCAGACGGAGCAGATCCTGTGAATCGGCTAGGAGCCTGTCCGAGTAACGAGCGCGAAACGCCGTAA
- a CDS encoding dTDP-4-dehydrorhamnose 3,5-epimerase: protein MNLPPGTRLRSLTAHADRRGWLFEAFRAEWEPDVAGAQVNVSSSAPGVLRGSHVHGRHTDYFVLASGAATVGLKDLRRASPAFGRTWLVGLDAQRPEALIVPPGVLHGLYFPVQSLLVSVESDTYDPAEEIRCRWDDPQLAIPWPFRDPILSDNDRRAGAFPEAMRALERWQASFRIPAPG from the coding sequence GTGAACCTCCCGCCTGGCACGCGGCTGCGAAGCCTGACAGCGCACGCGGACCGGCGCGGCTGGCTCTTCGAGGCGTTCCGTGCCGAATGGGAACCCGACGTCGCCGGCGCGCAGGTGAACGTCAGCTCGAGCGCTCCCGGCGTGCTGCGCGGCAGCCACGTCCACGGCCGCCACACCGATTACTTCGTGCTCGCCTCTGGCGCCGCCACCGTCGGCCTCAAAGACCTGCGGCGGGCATCCCCCGCCTTCGGCCGCACGTGGCTCGTCGGGCTCGACGCGCAGCGCCCCGAGGCGCTCATCGTGCCCCCCGGCGTGCTGCACGGCCTGTACTTCCCGGTCCAGTCGCTCCTGGTCAGCGTCGAGAGCGACACCTACGATCCGGCAGAGGAAATCCGCTGCCGCTGGGACGATCCGCAGCTCGCCATACCCTGGCCCTTCCGCGACCCCATCCTCTCCGACAACGACCGCCGCGCCGGCGCCTTCCCCGAGGCTATGCGCGCCCTCGAGCGCTGGCAGGCCTCCTTCCGCATCCCCGCCCCCGGTTGA